The following are encoded together in the Synchiropus splendidus isolate RoL2022-P1 chromosome 7, RoL_Sspl_1.0, whole genome shotgun sequence genome:
- the stpg2 gene encoding sperm-tail PG-rich repeat-containing protein 2 isoform X1 yields the protein MNMYGRAPRVTDLTAGGTPAAVGPGSYNILGDGFQFSGGYAPFLSLAKRLCESSENTPGPGHYDPSPVQANIHGGRSLQNTSKRFQVVAPDVPGPEEAHGDLGPSATSLESMRTDQAEKAAKFTAKRLRLVHRADPPSIPSPGQAFGYELDRSGFLRKQGPPSRDTTLGPAYYNLPLTEIASADKYKGIHFGNMTGRRGQSVGEEGPGPGHYDPEITLEAQYEKTTLQRKQKSRAELFIPRYHELLPKEEEKKGVPGPGHYHIQSQFEMPINPTGGSSFLSKTKRFHPVKEVAPPVGSYNDPRCALEQVQRPTGARKSPFGITAVRFIHNHKTDAAPGPGSYDVFDYGLAQESFKKAYLERTKRGGFGSTAQRNCTFFRKDSADRPGPGQYETEKRTEESYKERNTAPFKSATGRLSLSPLAKDSPPPNSYNVRWALEKTKSHSYAEPKSDEAKIRQSCFLSAAARDNFFLPRNSCSPGPAKYNPHVKLAPQLSLMCSRDERFKSSGNCNPGPGSYQLSPGMMNTVLKGTFNVTFGNPLCHPCPPSLRPGSSNRTRDI from the exons ATGAACATGTACGGACGAGCCCCAAGAGTCACCGACCTGACAGCAGGTGGGACTCCTGCCGCGGTCGGACCCGGTTCTTATAACATTCTTGGAGATGGGTTTCAGTTCTCAG GTGGCTATGCGCCTTTCTTGTCCCTGGCTAAGAGGCTCTGTGAGTCCAGTGAGAACACACCGGGCCCTGGACACTATGACCCCTCACCTGTTCAG GCCAACATCCATGGTGGGCGCAGTCTGCAGAACACTTCCAAACGCTTTCAGGTGGTCGCCCCTGATGTTCCTGGTCCAGAAGAAGCCCATGGTGACCTGGGACCTTCAGCGACCTCGCTAGAAAGCATGAGGACGGATCAAGCTGAGAAAGCTGCAAAGTTCACG GCTAAAAGACTCCGACTAGTTCATCGGGCAGATCCTCCCTCCATTCCCTCCCCAGGCCAAGCCTTTGGCTATGAGTTAGACAGAAGTGGTTTTCTCCGCAAGCAGGGGCCTCCATCCAGAGATACCACCCTTGGACCGGCCTACTACAATCTTCCGCTG ACGGAGATTGCGTCTGCAGACAAGTACAAAGGCATCCACTTTGGAAACATGACGGGGAGAAGAGGACAGAGCGTGGGAGAGgaaggtccaggtccaggacaTTATGATCCCGAGAT AACACTGGAAGCACAGTATGAAAAGACGACTCTCCAAAGAAAGcagaagagcagagcagagctttTCATCCCTCGCTATCATGAGCTGCTGCccaaagaagaggagaagaag GGCGTCCCTGGACCTGGACACTATCATATCCAAAGTCAGTTTGAGATGCCAATAAATCCAACGGGTggctcctccttcctctctaAAACAAAG AGGTTTCACCCTGTGAAGGAGGTAGCGCCTCCTGTTGGCTCGTACAATGACCCGCGCTGTGCCCTGGAGCAGGTACAGAGGCCCACAGGAGCGAGGAAAAGCCCATTTGGCATCACCGCAGTGCGCTTCATTCATAACCATAAAACAGACGCCGCACCAG GTCCGGGCTCCTATGATGTCTTTGATTATGGCTTGGCTCAAGAGAGTTTTAAGAAGGCCTATTTGGAAAGGACCAAAAGAGGAGGATTTGGCTCCACCGCACAGCGCAACTGCACCTTCTTCAGGAAGGACTCAGCGGACCGTCCGGGTCCTGGACAGTATGAG ACAGAAAAGAGGACGGAGGAGAGCTACAAGGAGAGGAACACAGCCCCGTTCAAATCGGCGACTGGGCGTCTTTCATTATCTCCCTTGGCTAAA gaTTCCCCTCCGCCCAACAGCTACAATGTTCGCTGGGCTCTCGAGAAAACAAAGAGCCACTCATACGCAGAACCCAAAAGTGATGAAGCCAAAATCAGACAGAGCTGCTTCCTGTCAGCTGCAGCAAGAGATAATTTCTTCCTTCCACGCAACTCCTGCTCACCAG GACCTGCAAAGTACAACCCTCATGTGAAGCTTGCTCCTCAGCTGTCTCTGATGTGCTCCAGGGACGAGCGCTTCAAGAGCTCCGGGAACTGCAACCCTGGACCTGGTTCTTATCAG ctgagTCCGGGTATGATGAACACTGTGCTCAAGGGCACCTTCAACGTGACATTCGGCAACCCCTTGTGTCACCCGTGTCCCCCCTCGCTCCGCCCCGGCTCCTCGAACAGGACACGAGACATTTAA
- the stpg2 gene encoding sperm-tail PG-rich repeat-containing protein 2 isoform X2 has protein sequence MNMYGRAPRVTDLTAGGTPAAVGPGSYNILGDGFQFSGGYAPFLSLAKRLCESSENTPGPGHYDPSPVQANIHGGRSLQNTSKRFQVVAPDVPGPEEAHGDLGPSATSLESMRTDQAEKAAKFTAKRLRLVHRADPPSIPSPGQAFGYELDRSGFLRKQGPPSRDTTLGPAYYNLPLTEIASADKYKGIHFGNMTGRRGQSVGEEGPGPGHYDPEITLEAQYEKTTLQRKQKSRAELFIPRYHELLPKEEEKKGVPGPGHYHIQSQFEMPINPTGGSSFLSKTKRFHPVKEVAPPVGSYNDPRCALEQVQRPTGARKSPFGITAVRFIHNHKTDAAPGPGSYDVFDYGLAQESFKKAYLERTKRGGFGSTAQRNCTFFRKDSADRPGPGQYETEKRTEESYKERNTAPFKSATGRLSLSPLAKDSPPPNSYNVRWALEKTKSHSYAEPKSDEAKIRQSCFLSAAARDNFFLPRNSCSPGPAKYNPHVKLAPQLSLMCSRDERFKSSGNCNPGPGSYQAMPQRVVKECAAPKLSNSPC, from the exons ATGAACATGTACGGACGAGCCCCAAGAGTCACCGACCTGACAGCAGGTGGGACTCCTGCCGCGGTCGGACCCGGTTCTTATAACATTCTTGGAGATGGGTTTCAGTTCTCAG GTGGCTATGCGCCTTTCTTGTCCCTGGCTAAGAGGCTCTGTGAGTCCAGTGAGAACACACCGGGCCCTGGACACTATGACCCCTCACCTGTTCAG GCCAACATCCATGGTGGGCGCAGTCTGCAGAACACTTCCAAACGCTTTCAGGTGGTCGCCCCTGATGTTCCTGGTCCAGAAGAAGCCCATGGTGACCTGGGACCTTCAGCGACCTCGCTAGAAAGCATGAGGACGGATCAAGCTGAGAAAGCTGCAAAGTTCACG GCTAAAAGACTCCGACTAGTTCATCGGGCAGATCCTCCCTCCATTCCCTCCCCAGGCCAAGCCTTTGGCTATGAGTTAGACAGAAGTGGTTTTCTCCGCAAGCAGGGGCCTCCATCCAGAGATACCACCCTTGGACCGGCCTACTACAATCTTCCGCTG ACGGAGATTGCGTCTGCAGACAAGTACAAAGGCATCCACTTTGGAAACATGACGGGGAGAAGAGGACAGAGCGTGGGAGAGgaaggtccaggtccaggacaTTATGATCCCGAGAT AACACTGGAAGCACAGTATGAAAAGACGACTCTCCAAAGAAAGcagaagagcagagcagagctttTCATCCCTCGCTATCATGAGCTGCTGCccaaagaagaggagaagaag GGCGTCCCTGGACCTGGACACTATCATATCCAAAGTCAGTTTGAGATGCCAATAAATCCAACGGGTggctcctccttcctctctaAAACAAAG AGGTTTCACCCTGTGAAGGAGGTAGCGCCTCCTGTTGGCTCGTACAATGACCCGCGCTGTGCCCTGGAGCAGGTACAGAGGCCCACAGGAGCGAGGAAAAGCCCATTTGGCATCACCGCAGTGCGCTTCATTCATAACCATAAAACAGACGCCGCACCAG GTCCGGGCTCCTATGATGTCTTTGATTATGGCTTGGCTCAAGAGAGTTTTAAGAAGGCCTATTTGGAAAGGACCAAAAGAGGAGGATTTGGCTCCACCGCACAGCGCAACTGCACCTTCTTCAGGAAGGACTCAGCGGACCGTCCGGGTCCTGGACAGTATGAG ACAGAAAAGAGGACGGAGGAGAGCTACAAGGAGAGGAACACAGCCCCGTTCAAATCGGCGACTGGGCGTCTTTCATTATCTCCCTTGGCTAAA gaTTCCCCTCCGCCCAACAGCTACAATGTTCGCTGGGCTCTCGAGAAAACAAAGAGCCACTCATACGCAGAACCCAAAAGTGATGAAGCCAAAATCAGACAGAGCTGCTTCCTGTCAGCTGCAGCAAGAGATAATTTCTTCCTTCCACGCAACTCCTGCTCACCAG GACCTGCAAAGTACAACCCTCATGTGAAGCTTGCTCCTCAGCTGTCTCTGATGTGCTCCAGGGACGAGCGCTTCAAGAGCTCCGGGAACTGCAACCCTGGACCTGGTTCTTATCAG GCAATGCCGCAAAGAGTGGTAAAAGAGTGTGCTGCCCCAAAACTGAGCAATTCTCCATGCTGA